A single genomic interval of Aegicerativicinus sediminis harbors:
- a CDS encoding solute:sodium symporter family transporter codes for MIEILSFIGFTLLVAVISYFATRKTDESTSDGYFLGGRSLTAGVIAGSLLLTNLSTEQIVGLNGQAYTEGILVMAWETLAAIAMVVTAIFLLPRYLKEGLTTVPQFLATRFDVSTKTITSALFLTGYVVVLLPIILYSGSVAVSGMFNIPELLNVSDTTALWICVWFIGVVGSIYAVFGGLKAVAVSDTINAIGLLIGGLMIPVFGLMIIGDGNFFDGISTLVKDNPEKFDSIGTVTNSVPFSTIFTGMMLVQLFYWGTNQQIIQRALAAKNLKEGQKGLLLASFIKILGPLIVVLPGIIAWHIFEGNLDVADQAYPRLVNRVLPASLLGFFAAVLFGAILSSFNSVLNSSVTLFGIDIYKQHINKSADERTVVKYGKMFGVFLALAAMFIAPFIANAGSLFAYLQEVNGIYSIPILTIIVVGYLTKRVPAIAAKIGLISGSLLYIISQFFMKPYFVDKALAEAEASGVSDAATLALVEAEAYPHFLHVMAILFITNILIMLAIGKMKPRETPYIQEYTRKVDITPWRLVKPVGLGICIVVIIIYIYFS; via the coding sequence ATGATTGAAATTCTCTCCTTTATTGGCTTCACCCTTTTGGTGGCTGTTATTTCCTATTTCGCAACACGCAAGACTGATGAATCTACCTCCGATGGATATTTTCTTGGAGGAAGGAGTCTAACAGCTGGTGTAATTGCTGGTTCTTTATTATTGACCAACCTGTCTACGGAGCAAATAGTCGGATTAAATGGCCAGGCCTACACAGAAGGTATTTTAGTAATGGCATGGGAAACTTTGGCGGCAATTGCTATGGTGGTTACCGCTATATTTTTATTGCCTCGCTATTTAAAGGAGGGGCTTACCACAGTACCCCAATTTTTGGCAACACGATTTGATGTTTCTACCAAAACCATCACTTCTGCTTTATTTTTAACTGGTTATGTCGTGGTCCTTTTACCCATTATATTGTATTCGGGTTCCGTAGCAGTGAGTGGAATGTTTAATATCCCTGAATTGTTGAATGTCTCAGATACGACTGCTTTATGGATATGTGTTTGGTTTATTGGAGTTGTTGGGTCTATATATGCTGTATTTGGAGGATTAAAGGCTGTTGCGGTTTCAGATACAATCAATGCGATCGGTTTATTAATTGGAGGTTTAATGATCCCTGTTTTTGGATTGATGATTATTGGTGATGGGAATTTTTTTGATGGAATATCAACTCTAGTTAAAGACAATCCTGAAAAATTCGATTCTATTGGTACTGTTACTAATTCTGTTCCTTTTTCAACCATTTTCACCGGAATGATGTTAGTTCAGTTATTTTATTGGGGAACTAACCAGCAAATCATTCAACGGGCACTGGCAGCAAAAAATTTAAAAGAAGGTCAGAAAGGATTGTTGTTGGCTTCTTTCATCAAGATTTTAGGACCTCTAATTGTAGTTCTCCCAGGGATTATCGCTTGGCATATTTTTGAAGGAAATTTAGATGTTGCAGATCAAGCATATCCAAGATTGGTGAACCGAGTTTTACCAGCTTCATTATTAGGGTTTTTCGCAGCAGTTTTATTTGGTGCTATTCTCAGTTCCTTCAATAGTGTATTAAATAGTTCTGTTACTTTATTCGGTATAGATATTTACAAACAGCACATTAATAAAAGTGCTGACGAACGTACTGTCGTAAAATATGGTAAAATGTTTGGAGTGTTCTTGGCATTGGCGGCAATGTTTATCGCTCCTTTTATTGCAAATGCTGGTAGTTTATTTGCCTATCTTCAAGAAGTAAATGGTATCTATAGTATCCCTATTCTTACAATTATCGTTGTAGGTTATTTAACGAAACGTGTTCCTGCTATCGCTGCGAAAATTGGACTTATATCTGGCTCTCTACTTTATATAATTAGTCAATTTTTTATGAAGCCTTATTTCGTGGACAAGGCTTTGGCTGAAGCTGAGGCATCTGGGGTAAGCGATGCTGCTACATTAGCTTTGGTGGAGGCTGAGGCATATCCACATTTTTTACATGTTATGGCCATTCTCTTCATCACCAATATTTTAATAATGTTAGCCATAGGTAAAATGAAACCGAGAGAAACCCCATATATCCAAGAATATACAAGGAAGGTAGATATTACACCATGGCGTTTAGTTAAACCAGTCGGTCTTGGAATCTGTATTGTTGTAATTATAATCTATATTTATTTTTCATAG
- a CDS encoding alpha/beta hydrolase, giving the protein MKKILPLIFLCFSTLLFAQVKTTHTYAIKGGDTLKLDLYVPENFNGEGKLPLLLWMHGGGFSGGQRDNENEVQLFKYTAENGIIAASISYRLTRKGKKTGFGCNCNKKEKIETFRQAAIDYLDAANYLVSKSDELPINPSKIIAGGSSAGAEAVLSAVFMRKFYIKDLDKYNKVSFVGVWSLAGALVNADYITKANAVPTILFHGTKDNAVPFSTDSHHFCNKNSPGYLILNGSKPIADKLKSLNTSFYLNIVQDGGHEVSGIPFQDLENVFEFINTAILSDEKVQTTITKESSN; this is encoded by the coding sequence GTGAAAAAAATATTGCCCCTTATTTTTCTATGCTTCTCCACCTTACTTTTTGCCCAAGTAAAAACGACTCATACTTATGCAATTAAGGGAGGTGATACCTTAAAGTTAGATTTATATGTTCCAGAGAATTTTAATGGTGAGGGCAAGTTGCCTTTACTATTATGGATGCATGGTGGAGGTTTTTCAGGGGGTCAGAGAGATAATGAAAATGAAGTCCAATTATTTAAATATACTGCAGAGAATGGGATTATTGCCGCCTCAATTTCTTACCGCCTAACTAGAAAAGGTAAGAAAACTGGGTTTGGCTGTAATTGCAATAAAAAAGAAAAAATAGAAACTTTTAGGCAGGCCGCCATAGATTATTTAGATGCAGCCAATTATTTAGTTTCAAAATCAGATGAACTTCCAATTAATCCCTCGAAAATAATTGCTGGAGGGAGTAGTGCAGGTGCAGAGGCAGTTTTAAGTGCCGTGTTTATGCGTAAATTTTATATAAAAGATCTTGATAAATACAATAAGGTATCATTTGTAGGGGTATGGTCTTTGGCGGGTGCACTTGTAAATGCAGATTATATAACAAAAGCGAATGCCGTGCCAACAATACTTTTTCATGGCACAAAAGATAATGCTGTTCCATTTTCGACGGATTCCCATCATTTCTGCAATAAAAATTCACCGGGGTATCTCATATTGAATGGTTCAAAACCAATAGCGGATAAATTAAAATCCTTAAACACTTCATTTTACTTAAACATAGTTCAGGACGGTGGGCATGAGGTTTCAGGCATACCGTTTCAGGATTTAGAAAACGTTTTTGAATTTATAAATACAGCTATCTTAAGTGATGAAAAAGTTCAGACTACAATAACAAAAGAATCATCAAATTGA
- a CDS encoding family 43 glycosylhydrolase yields the protein MRTVILVMLIIMFISCERTNSADDQTELTTELAQSTNSDTYCNPLDIDYTYMVYNSSRNISYRSGADPAVIEFRGEYYMFVTRSFGYWHSTDLVNWKFIKPLQWYFEGSNAPTAFNCKDSLVYFAGDPAGYGSIIYTDDPKSGKWTPTPSISNNIQDSELFIDDDGQTYLYWGSSNVYPIRVKMLNKDDRFLEIGVKEDLINLNEEKHGWERFGENNFHPTLKEGYMEGASMTKHNGKYYLQYAAPGTQFNVYADGAYIGDTPLGPFNYMKNNPMSFKPGGFTNGAGHGITVKQTNGQYWHFATMALASNSQWERRLCMFPVYFDDEGLMYSNTDYGDYPRFGPAHPNRAGQHNGWMLLSYKGNVTVSSSLTQVMKFTSNTEEVTETEIPLEKNAYGEIISKVLTDENPKTYWVAQANNDNEWVNIEMLKPGKIHAIQLNFHDHESGIYTRTEGLKHQFTIDVSADGTNWQTVVDRSDAQIDAPNAYIVLEEPVVAKYVRYNNIKVPGANFAMSEIRVFGVGQGEKPETVNGFLVQRQNDKRDASFSWDPVADAQGYNIRWGIAPDKLYQSWLVYDKNELFIRCLDRDTPYYFSIESFNENGKSEKSEIIYVE from the coding sequence ATGAGAACGGTCATTTTAGTTATGCTTATAATAATGTTCATTTCTTGTGAAAGGACTAACAGCGCCGATGATCAAACTGAATTGACAACTGAATTAGCTCAAAGTACAAATAGCGATACTTACTGCAATCCTTTAGATATAGATTACACCTATATGGTATACAATTCAAGCAGAAATATTTCGTATCGTTCTGGTGCAGATCCAGCAGTAATTGAATTTCGTGGAGAATATTATATGTTCGTAACCAGATCATTTGGTTATTGGCATTCTACCGATTTGGTGAATTGGAAATTCATTAAACCCCTTCAATGGTATTTTGAGGGTTCAAATGCACCAACCGCTTTTAATTGTAAGGATTCACTTGTATACTTTGCAGGAGATCCTGCCGGTTACGGGAGTATAATTTATACAGATGACCCTAAAAGTGGCAAGTGGACACCAACGCCATCTATTTCAAATAATATTCAGGATTCTGAATTATTCATTGATGATGACGGACAAACATATTTGTACTGGGGATCATCAAATGTTTATCCAATAAGGGTTAAAATGCTTAATAAGGATGACCGTTTTTTAGAAATTGGTGTAAAGGAAGATTTAATTAACCTTAATGAGGAGAAACATGGATGGGAACGTTTCGGTGAGAACAATTTTCATCCAACATTGAAGGAGGGCTATATGGAGGGCGCATCCATGACTAAGCACAACGGAAAGTACTATTTACAGTATGCTGCTCCCGGCACCCAGTTTAATGTCTATGCGGATGGTGCCTATATTGGTGACACGCCTCTTGGGCCATTTAATTACATGAAAAATAATCCTATGAGTTTTAAACCTGGAGGATTTACAAATGGAGCCGGTCATGGAATTACGGTTAAACAGACGAATGGCCAATATTGGCATTTTGCCACAATGGCTCTTGCATCCAACTCTCAATGGGAACGTCGTTTGTGCATGTTTCCTGTTTATTTTGATGATGAAGGTTTAATGTATAGCAATACCGATTATGGAGATTATCCTCGTTTTGGACCCGCTCATCCCAATAGGGCTGGTCAGCATAATGGTTGGATGCTTCTGTCATATAAAGGAAATGTGACCGTCTCTTCTTCTTTAACTCAGGTTATGAAATTTACCTCAAATACTGAGGAAGTTACCGAAACGGAAATACCATTAGAAAAAAATGCCTATGGTGAAATTATATCTAAAGTTTTAACCGATGAAAATCCCAAAACCTACTGGGTTGCTCAGGCCAATAATGACAACGAATGGGTGAACATTGAGATGTTGAAACCAGGTAAGATTCATGCAATTCAATTAAACTTCCATGATCATGAGTCTGGTATTTATACTAGAACAGAAGGATTAAAACATCAATTCACAATTGATGTTTCCGCGGATGGAACTAATTGGCAAACAGTGGTTGATCGTAGTGATGCCCAAATTGATGCTCCCAATGCCTATATTGTTTTAGAAGAACCCGTCGTTGCTAAATATGTTCGATACAATAATATTAAAGTACCTGGTGCAAATTTTGCAATGTCTGAAATCAGGGTTTTTGGTGTCGGTCAAGGAGAAAAGCCAGAAACCGTGAATGGATTTTTAGTCCAACGTCAAAATGATAAGAGAGATGCTTCTTTTAGTTGGGATCCAGTGGCTGATGCCCAAGGTTATAACATTCGCTGGGGAATTGCTCCAGATAAACTTTACCAATCATGGCTAGTTTATGACAAAAATGAACTTTTTATCCGTTGTTTAGACCGTGATACACCCTATTATTTTAGCATTGAATCCTTTAATGAAAATGGAAAATCAGAAAAAAGTGAAATTATTTATGTTGAGTAG
- the bglX gene encoding beta-glucosidase BglX — MKFNSFRLFIALVIVSFLVTNCESKQSLDNGDNANLAIDQKVDSIINLMTLQEKLGQLNLPSSGDITTGQAKSSNIAKNIEQGKVGGLFNIKGVEKIREVQRIAVENSRLKIPLLFGMDVIHGYETTFPIPLGLAASWDTEMIKKTAQMAAKEASADGINWTYSPMVDISRDPRWGRISEGSGEDVYLGSAIAKAMVEGYQGTDLTHPETILACVKHFALYGAAEAGRDYNTVDMSRIRMFNEYLPPYKAAVDAGVASVMASFNEIDGVPATGNRWLLTELLRDQWGFNGFVVSDYTGINEMIAHGMGDLQAVSALALHAGTDMDMVGEGFLTTLEKSLNEGKISIDEINLAVKRILKAKYQLGLFEDPYKYCNLQRAENDVFTYENRVFSRQVGAESMVLLKNENNLLPLKKQGTIALIGPLSNTPVNMAGTWSVATNQGQSISFLDGLKTVVGNNANILHAQGSNVDYDSQYQAHVTMFGKEIARTKSDKELLAEAIEVAKKADVIIAAIGETAELSGESSSVTNLQIPQTQKDLLKELLKTGKPVVLTLFTGRPLAITFENENVPAILNVWFPGSMAGLSISDVLFGDVNPSGKLPATFPMNVGQVPIFYNHKNTGRPISNKEGKFEKFRSNYLDVRNEPLYPFGYGLSYTTFNYSKVKLSSNEMPNNGSITVSVDVTNTGNFDGKEVVQLYIRDVVGSVTRPVKELKGFKKVLIKKGETTTVTFNLTYEDLKFYDYNLDFVAEPGDFQVFVGTDSSTENMAEFKL; from the coding sequence ATGAAATTCAACAGTTTTCGATTATTTATTGCTTTAGTAATTGTTTCATTTTTAGTTACAAATTGTGAGTCTAAACAATCTTTGGATAATGGTGATAATGCCAATTTAGCCATAGACCAAAAGGTTGACTCTATTATAAATTTAATGACCTTACAAGAAAAATTGGGACAATTAAATTTACCTTCTTCTGGTGATATTACAACAGGTCAGGCAAAAAGTTCAAATATTGCTAAGAATATTGAACAGGGCAAAGTTGGTGGTCTCTTCAATATAAAAGGTGTCGAAAAAATTCGTGAGGTTCAACGTATAGCAGTTGAAAACAGTCGTTTAAAAATTCCACTACTTTTTGGTATGGATGTCATTCATGGGTATGAAACTACATTTCCCATACCATTGGGTTTAGCCGCAAGTTGGGATACCGAAATGATTAAAAAAACGGCACAAATGGCAGCAAAGGAAGCTAGTGCGGATGGAATAAATTGGACGTACTCTCCTATGGTTGATATTTCTAGAGATCCAAGATGGGGAAGAATTTCAGAAGGTTCAGGAGAAGATGTTTACTTAGGAAGTGCAATAGCAAAGGCAATGGTGGAAGGTTATCAAGGAACCGATTTAACTCACCCGGAAACCATCTTGGCATGTGTAAAGCATTTTGCCCTATACGGTGCGGCAGAGGCTGGTAGAGATTATAATACGGTCGATATGAGTCGTATTCGTATGTTTAATGAGTATTTACCACCTTATAAAGCTGCTGTTGATGCAGGTGTGGCATCTGTAATGGCATCATTTAACGAAATTGATGGTGTTCCTGCAACTGGTAATAGATGGTTGTTAACAGAGCTTCTGAGGGATCAATGGGGTTTTAATGGTTTTGTTGTTTCAGATTATACAGGAATAAATGAAATGATAGCTCATGGAATGGGCGATTTACAAGCAGTATCAGCTCTAGCTTTACATGCCGGGACAGATATGGATATGGTAGGTGAAGGTTTTTTAACTACCCTAGAAAAATCGCTAAATGAAGGTAAAATTTCTATTGATGAAATTAACCTGGCCGTTAAAAGAATTTTGAAAGCCAAATACCAATTAGGTCTATTTGAAGACCCTTATAAATATTGTAATCTACAAAGAGCCGAAAATGATGTTTTTACCTATGAGAATAGAGTTTTTTCTAGGCAGGTAGGTGCAGAATCTATGGTTTTATTAAAAAATGAGAATAATTTATTGCCACTAAAAAAGCAAGGTACAATAGCTCTTATCGGCCCATTATCAAATACACCGGTAAATATGGCCGGAACATGGAGTGTTGCTACTAACCAAGGGCAATCTATTTCATTTCTAGATGGTTTGAAAACTGTTGTAGGAAATAATGCCAACATTTTACATGCACAGGGAAGTAACGTTGATTATGATTCACAATATCAGGCACATGTTACTATGTTCGGCAAAGAGATCGCAAGAACTAAATCTGATAAAGAATTGTTGGCGGAAGCCATCGAAGTAGCAAAAAAGGCTGATGTTATTATCGCCGCTATTGGGGAAACCGCGGAACTAAGTGGTGAAAGTAGCAGTGTAACGAACCTTCAAATTCCACAAACCCAAAAAGATCTATTAAAGGAATTGCTGAAAACCGGAAAACCTGTCGTGTTAACTTTATTTACTGGCCGTCCATTGGCAATAACATTTGAAAATGAAAATGTACCCGCCATATTAAATGTTTGGTTTCCTGGAAGTATGGCCGGTTTATCTATTAGTGATGTGTTGTTTGGAGATGTTAACCCTAGTGGTAAGTTACCAGCCACCTTCCCAATGAATGTTGGACAAGTTCCAATATTCTATAACCATAAAAATACAGGAAGGCCTATAAGCAATAAAGAGGGTAAATTTGAAAAATTCAGATCTAATTACTTAGATGTGCGTAACGAACCTTTATACCCTTTCGGTTATGGGCTAAGTTATACAACTTTTAATTATTCAAAAGTAAAGTTAAGTTCAAATGAAATGCCAAATAATGGCAGTATAACCGTATCAGTTGATGTTACTAACACTGGTAATTTTGATGGAAAGGAAGTTGTTCAACTTTACATTCGGGATGTGGTAGGATCCGTTACACGACCAGTTAAAGAACTGAAAGGTTTTAAGAAAGTTTTGATTAAGAAAGGAGAAACAACGACTGTAACATTTAATCTAACTTATGAGGATCTAAAGTTTTATGATTATAATTTAGACTTTGTAGCTGAACCAGGGGATTTTCAAGTGTTTGTTGGCACAGATTCGTCAACCGAAAATATGGCCGAATTCAAATTATAA
- a CDS encoding endonuclease/exonuclease/phosphatase family protein yields the protein MTYNIRYDSKDKVGWEVRKSFLIAQLNFFEPDIIGTQEGLIHQLNDIENGLSNYSFFGKGRDHGDKRGEHSAIFYNNQNLKLLKSETFWLSETPDKPSKGWDAAIKRVCTSGFFEKLHNKKKFYVFNLHLDHVGEQARINSVKLVLQKIIALTKENHPVVLMGDFNLEPAHSAINSIKSALRDTYELAGENVFGPEGTFNGFKIDYGEERRIDYIFVSEDFKVQKLAILSEVTNAQFPSDHFPVLALLQFEQ from the coding sequence ATGACATACAACATTCGTTATGATTCAAAAGACAAAGTAGGATGGGAGGTAAGAAAGTCTTTTTTAATAGCTCAGTTAAACTTTTTTGAACCTGATATTATAGGAACACAGGAAGGTTTAATTCACCAACTTAATGATATTGAAAATGGTCTTTCTAATTATTCATTTTTCGGAAAAGGACGCGATCATGGTGATAAAAGGGGTGAACATTCAGCCATATTTTACAACAATCAGAACCTAAAATTATTGAAAAGTGAAACCTTTTGGCTATCTGAAACTCCCGATAAACCATCCAAGGGCTGGGATGCCGCTATAAAAAGAGTTTGTACTTCTGGATTTTTCGAGAAACTACATAACAAAAAGAAGTTTTACGTATTCAATCTTCACTTAGATCATGTTGGCGAGCAAGCTAGGATCAACAGTGTAAAATTAGTTTTACAGAAAATAATCGCTTTGACCAAAGAAAATCATCCTGTAGTTTTGATGGGAGATTTTAATTTAGAACCCGCCCATTCAGCAATAAATTCTATAAAAAGTGCCTTAAGAGATACATATGAATTGGCTGGAGAAAATGTGTTTGGTCCCGAAGGAACTTTTAATGGTTTCAAAATTGATTATGGGGAGGAGAGACGAATCGATTATATTTTTGTTTCTGAAGATTTTAAGGTTCAAAAATTGGCGATTTTAAGTGAGGTTACCAATGCGCAATTTCCATCTGACCATTTTCCGGTATTGGCATTGTTGCAATTTGAACAATGA
- a CDS encoding sulfatase family protein, with protein sequence MKLKRLISLIGLFILFSSCKEKEQQLPKKDTKRPNIIYIMADDHAEQAISAYAHSIGELAPTPNIDRIAKEGALFRNNFCTNSICGPSRAVVLTGKFSHVNGFRMNGDRFNGDQQTFPKLLQKAGYKTGLVGKWHLYGLPQGFDYWKIIDDQGHYYNPTFIFQGGNGKQADTLDIEGYATDIITSQALEFLEKNQDKDEPFMLMVHHKAPHRNWMPALRHVNKYDSIKFPIPETYFTDHAGSLGSQEQLQTIYKDMYEGHDLKMTKTKGDPELAWNPWTNDFDRMSDSQRRTWDSLYAHKNDAYHEANLSGKALAEWKYQRYMQEYLSTIAAVDEGVGKILDYLKNNNLDENTIVIYTTDQGFYLGEKGWFDKRYMYEQSLAMPLLVKYPGHIESGSEIDALTQNIDFAETFLDFANVPMPNDMQGKSLRPLLEGKVSESDFRDAIYYHYYDYPAFHMVKKHYGVRTYRYKLMHFYDDIDTWELYDLEKDPMEINNLIDNSEYDEIEADLRDKLSELQEKYNVTDKEFEQAPKEQVERAYKQFEKLRGNTGTAYDPQLDKDIRL encoded by the coding sequence ATCAAATTGAAAAGGTTAATTTCGCTTATAGGTTTATTCATATTATTTTCTTCATGTAAAGAAAAAGAGCAACAATTACCAAAAAAGGATACGAAAAGGCCTAACATTATTTATATCATGGCCGATGACCATGCTGAGCAGGCTATTAGCGCATATGCACACTCTATTGGAGAATTGGCTCCAACTCCAAACATAGATAGAATTGCCAAAGAAGGTGCTCTCTTTAGAAATAATTTCTGTACCAATTCAATTTGTGGGCCAAGTAGGGCAGTGGTTTTAACAGGTAAGTTTAGCCATGTAAATGGGTTTAGAATGAATGGGGATCGATTTAATGGTGACCAACAAACTTTTCCCAAACTCCTTCAAAAGGCTGGTTACAAAACTGGTTTAGTTGGAAAATGGCATCTGTATGGCCTTCCTCAAGGTTTTGATTATTGGAAAATAATTGATGACCAAGGGCATTACTATAATCCAACCTTCATATTTCAAGGAGGAAATGGGAAACAGGCGGATACCTTAGATATTGAAGGATATGCAACCGATATTATTACAAGCCAAGCGCTTGAATTTCTAGAAAAAAATCAAGATAAAGATGAGCCATTTATGCTTATGGTCCATCACAAAGCTCCCCACCGTAATTGGATGCCTGCGTTACGCCATGTAAACAAATATGATTCCATTAAATTTCCTATTCCTGAAACGTATTTTACTGATCATGCTGGCTCATTAGGTTCACAAGAGCAGTTACAGACCATTTATAAAGATATGTATGAAGGACATGATTTAAAAATGACAAAAACCAAAGGTGATCCAGAATTGGCATGGAATCCTTGGACAAATGATTTCGACCGTATGTCGGATTCACAACGTCGCACATGGGATTCGTTATATGCTCATAAAAACGATGCCTACCATGAGGCTAATCTTTCTGGAAAAGCTTTAGCGGAATGGAAATATCAGCGTTATATGCAAGAATATTTATCAACTATTGCTGCAGTTGATGAAGGGGTTGGCAAAATATTAGATTATTTAAAAAACAATAATCTTGATGAAAATACAATTGTAATTTATACGACTGATCAAGGATTCTATTTAGGTGAAAAAGGTTGGTTTGATAAACGATATATGTATGAGCAGTCCTTAGCTATGCCATTATTGGTTAAATATCCTGGTCATATTGAATCAGGTTCTGAAATTGATGCATTGACCCAAAACATAGACTTTGCAGAAACTTTTCTAGATTTTGCAAATGTTCCTATGCCCAACGATATGCAAGGGAAGTCGTTGAGGCCATTACTTGAAGGTAAAGTGAGTGAATCCGATTTTCGGGATGCTATCTATTATCATTATTACGATTATCCTGCTTTTCATATGGTTAAAAAGCATTATGGTGTAAGAACATATCGGTATAAACTGATGCATTTCTATGACGACATCGATACTTGGGAATTATATGACTTGGAAAAGGATCCAATGGAAATCAACAATCTTATAGATAACTCTGAATATGATGAAATAGAAGCTGATTTAAGGGATAAATTGTCGGAACTTCAAGAGAAATATAATGTCACCGATAAAGAATTTGAACAAGCTCCAAAAGAACAAGTCGAACGGGCTTATAAACAGTTCGAGAAATTAAGAGGTAATACCGGGACAGCTTATGATCCTCAGTTGGATAAAGACATTAGGCTTTAA
- a CDS encoding carboxylesterase family protein, translating into MNDLHKILKGILITVFFASQFICGQNTELFLKEQFIQGNDTLNYRILFPKNFDQSKKYPMMLFLHGAGERGSNNESQLVHGSKIFLDEQNRNSFPAIVVFPQCPKMDYWAQVDVNRDVQPFTFDYNLDKGPTRSLKLVMDLVNSFASKAFVDTSKMFVGGLSMGGMGTYEILFRMPETFAAAFAICGGGDPIGAEKYANKTNLWIFHGSIDDIVAPQLSLNMAKSILDNGGNPNITFYAKDNHNSWDSAFAEPNLIPWLFSNSK; encoded by the coding sequence ATGAATGACTTACATAAAATATTAAAGGGAATACTAATAACCGTTTTTTTTGCTTCACAGTTTATCTGTGGTCAAAATACGGAACTGTTTTTGAAGGAACAATTTATTCAGGGTAATGACACTTTAAACTATCGAATACTTTTTCCAAAGAATTTTGATCAATCCAAAAAATATCCAATGATGTTGTTTTTACACGGTGCGGGCGAGCGTGGTTCAAATAATGAATCTCAGTTGGTACATGGAAGTAAGATATTCCTAGATGAGCAAAACAGGAATTCCTTTCCAGCAATTGTCGTATTTCCTCAATGCCCAAAAATGGATTATTGGGCCCAAGTTGATGTAAATAGGGATGTCCAACCATTTACTTTCGATTACAATTTAGATAAAGGACCTACTAGGAGCTTAAAACTTGTTATGGATTTGGTAAACAGTTTTGCAAGTAAAGCTTTTGTAGATACTTCTAAAATGTTTGTTGGTGGTTTATCTATGGGGGGGATGGGAACTTATGAAATCCTTTTCCGCATGCCTGAAACCTTTGCCGCAGCATTTGCAATTTGTGGGGGAGGAGACCCAATAGGTGCGGAAAAATATGCCAATAAAACAAATTTATGGATCTTTCACGGTTCAATTGATGATATAGTAGCCCCCCAATTATCTTTAAATATGGCTAAATCCATTTTGGATAACGGAGGAAATCCTAATATTACCTTTTACGCTAAGGATAATCATAATAGTTGGGATTCAGCTTTCGCAGAACCTAATTTAATTCCTTGGCTTTTTTCAAATTCAAAATAA